From one uncultured Bacteroides sp. genomic stretch:
- a CDS encoding tetratricopeptide repeat protein encodes MAQKAERDYIRKGNRLFNDSTFVDAEVNYRKALEVNPKSTVSMYNLGNTLSQQKKVKEAIEQYTEASKIEKDKMKLAHIYHNTGVLFQATKDYKQAVEAYKMSLRNNSKDNETRYNLALAQKLLKDQQQKQNKDKNKKDKDEKNQKDKDKNKDDQNKQNKKDSKDKQEPPKSQKQDNKMSKENAEQLLNSVMQDEKSVQDKVKKQQIMQGGRLEKDW; translated from the coding sequence ATGGCTCAAAAAGCAGAACGAGATTATATCCGCAAAGGCAACCGCTTATTTAATGATAGTACGTTTGTTGATGCTGAAGTGAATTATAGAAAAGCATTAGAAGTAAATCCTAAATCAACTGTTTCTATGTATAACTTAGGAAATACTTTGTCTCAACAGAAAAAGGTAAAAGAAGCCATAGAGCAATATACAGAAGCATCAAAAATCGAGAAGGATAAAATGAAACTGGCCCATATTTATCATAATACTGGCGTTTTATTTCAAGCCACAAAAGATTATAAACAAGCCGTAGAGGCTTATAAGATGTCTTTGCGAAATAATTCAAAAGACAATGAAACTCGCTATAATTTGGCTCTTGCACAAAAATTATTGAAAGATCAGCAACAGAAACAAAATAAGGACAAAAACAAAAAGGATAAAGACGAAAAGAACCAAAAAGATAAAGATAAAAACAAAGATGATCAGAATAAGCAAAATAAAAAAGATTCAAAAGACAAGCAGGAACCTCCAAAATCTCAAAAGCAAGACAATAAAATGTCTAAGGAAAACGCAGAGCAATTACTCAATTCTGTAATGCAAGATGAGAAGAGCGTTCAAGATAAGGTGAAAAAACAACAAATTATGCAAGGTGGTCGTTTAGAGAAGGACTGGTAA
- a CDS encoding VWA domain-containing protein produces the protein MFRFEEPTYLYLLLLLPFLAAFYLYSNYRRKKSIRKFGDPELLAQLMPDVSKHRPDIKFLLIFICIGLFSVLLARPQFGSKLETVKRKGVEIMIALDISNSMLAEDVQPSRLEKAKQLVSRLVDELDNDKVGMIVFAGDAFTQLPITSDYISAKMFLESINPSLITKQGTAIGAALNLAVRSFTPQEGVGRAIIIITDGENHEGNITEAVKSAVGKGIRVHVLGIGSADGSPIPAEGTNDFRRDRQGNVIITRLNETMCREIAKEGNGVYVHVDNTNTAQKVINQEINKMAKADVKTKVYTDFDEQFQAIAWIILLFLLAEMLILERKNPLFKNFRLFSNK, from the coding sequence ATGTTTCGATTTGAAGAACCTACATATTTGTATTTACTGCTGTTATTACCTTTTTTGGCAGCTTTTTATCTATATTCAAACTACAGGAGAAAGAAATCCATACGCAAGTTTGGCGATCCTGAACTTTTAGCACAATTAATGCCCGATGTATCAAAGCATAGGCCGGATATTAAGTTTTTGTTAATCTTTATATGTATAGGGCTGTTTTCTGTTCTACTTGCCCGCCCGCAGTTTGGTTCTAAACTAGAAACAGTAAAACGCAAAGGAGTTGAGATTATGATTGCTCTCGATATATCCAATTCTATGTTGGCCGAAGATGTTCAACCCAGTCGCTTGGAAAAAGCTAAACAGCTTGTTTCCAGGCTAGTTGATGAATTAGATAATGACAAAGTCGGAATGATTGTATTTGCGGGAGATGCATTTACTCAGTTACCTATTACAAGCGATTACATTTCGGCCAAAATGTTTCTGGAATCAATTAATCCATCATTGATAACAAAGCAAGGTACTGCCATTGGAGCAGCCCTTAATTTGGCAGTCCGTAGTTTTACACCTCAAGAAGGAGTGGGACGTGCCATCATTATTATTACGGACGGAGAAAATCATGAAGGAAACATCACTGAAGCTGTTAAATCTGCCGTCGGTAAAGGTATACGGGTACATGTACTTGGAATTGGATCTGCCGATGGATCGCCTATTCCTGCAGAGGGAACAAATGATTTCCGGCGAGACAGACAAGGAAATGTTATTATCACCCGATTAAATGAAACGATGTGCCGGGAGATAGCTAAAGAAGGAAACGGAGTTTATGTTCATGTTGATAACACAAATACAGCCCAAAAAGTGATAAACCAGGAAATAAACAAAATGGCTAAAGCTGACGTGAAAACTAAAGTATATACCGATTTCGATGAACAGTTTCAAGCTATAGCATGGATTATATTGCTATTTTTATTAGCGGAAATGCTAATATTAGAACGAAAGAATCCATTATTTAAAAATTTTCGACTATTTTCTAATAAGTAA
- a CDS encoding VWA domain-containing protein — translation MIFANIEYLFLLLLIIPYIIWYILKRKKNEATLQISDANVYAHTRKSYKIYLLHTPFFLRIIALVLIILVLARPQTTNSWQSSEMDGIDIMLAIDISTSMLSEDLKPNRLEAAKDVAAEFINGRPNDNIGITLFAGESFTQCPLTVDHAVLLNLFQGIKCGIIEDGTAVGMGIANAVSRLKDSKAKSKVIILLTDGTNNKGDISPLTAAEIAKSFGIRIYTIGIGTNGMAPYPVSVGGAVQYINIPVEIDEKTLAQIAGTTEGNYFRATSNTKLKEVYNEIDKLEKTKLNVKEYSKRKEEYQWFALAALICILTEVLLRNSILKKIP, via the coding sequence ATGATTTTTGCTAATATTGAATATCTGTTTTTACTGCTATTAATTATACCTTATATTATATGGTATATACTAAAGCGAAAGAAAAATGAAGCTACACTTCAAATTTCCGATGCAAATGTATATGCCCATACCCGAAAGAGTTATAAGATATACTTATTACATACACCGTTTTTCTTACGTATAATTGCTTTGGTACTAATCATTCTTGTTTTGGCAAGACCCCAAACGACAAATAGCTGGCAAAGCAGCGAAATGGATGGAATTGATATAATGTTAGCCATTGATATATCAACAAGTATGTTGTCCGAAGATCTTAAACCCAACAGACTGGAGGCTGCTAAAGATGTGGCTGCTGAGTTTATAAACGGGCGCCCTAATGATAATATAGGTATTACCCTTTTTGCCGGCGAAAGTTTCACACAATGTCCTTTAACGGTAGACCACGCTGTGCTGCTTAATCTTTTCCAAGGCATAAAATGTGGAATAATAGAAGATGGGACGGCTGTAGGAATGGGGATTGCAAATGCTGTATCCAGATTAAAAGATAGTAAGGCAAAGTCAAAAGTGATAATTCTACTTACGGATGGAACTAACAACAAAGGTGATATTTCACCTCTTACGGCTGCTGAAATAGCCAAAAGTTTTGGCATCCGAATATATACTATTGGCATTGGAACTAACGGTATGGCTCCATACCCTGTTTCTGTAGGAGGAGCAGTGCAATACATTAATATTCCGGTAGAAATTGATGAAAAGACATTGGCACAGATAGCCGGGACTACTGAAGGTAACTACTTCCGTGCCACAAGTAATACTAAACTGAAAGAAGTTTATAATGAAATTGATAAATTAGAAAAAACAAAATTGAACGTTAAAGAATACAGTAAGCGTAAAGAGGAGTATCAATGGTTTGCTCTGGCAGCACTTATATGTATACTAACAGAAGTTCTATTGCGAAATTCAATTCTAAAGAAGATACCATAA
- a CDS encoding DUF58 domain-containing protein, producing METTELLKKVRRIEIKTRGLSNNIFAGQYHSAFKGRGMAFSEVREYQFGDDIRDIDWNVTARFNKPFIKVFEEERELTVMLMVDVSASLEFGTIKQFKKDMVTEIAATIAFSAIQNNDKIGVIFFSDRIEKFIPPKKGRKHILYIIRELIDFQAQSRRTDICMGMEYLTNVMKRRCTTFVLSDFIDKKNFQNAMTIANRKHDVVAIQVYDRRVAELPSIGLLKIKDAETGHEQWIDTSSSSLRKTHRDWWLNMQSDLNEMFTKSNVDSISVCTDQDFVKALLNLFSKRK from the coding sequence ATGGAAACGACTGAATTATTAAAGAAAGTCCGTCGGATAGAAATAAAAACCAGAGGATTATCAAATAATATATTTGCCGGCCAATACCACTCCGCATTCAAGGGCAGAGGTATGGCATTCTCCGAAGTACGGGAATATCAATTTGGGGATGATATTCGTGATATTGACTGGAATGTTACGGCGCGCTTCAACAAACCTTTCATTAAAGTTTTTGAAGAAGAACGGGAATTAACGGTCATGTTAATGGTAGATGTATCTGCTAGTCTCGAATTTGGTACAATTAAGCAGTTCAAAAAAGATATGGTAACTGAAATAGCCGCTACTATCGCTTTTTCTGCTATCCAAAATAATGATAAGATTGGAGTCATTTTTTTCTCGGACAGAATAGAGAAGTTTATACCTCCTAAAAAAGGAAGGAAACACATATTATATATAATACGAGAATTAATCGATTTTCAAGCGCAAAGCCGCCGCACCGATATCTGTATGGGAATGGAATATTTAACCAATGTGATGAAAAGGCGTTGCACTACTTTTGTGCTCTCTGATTTTATAGACAAGAAGAATTTTCAGAATGCAATGACCATTGCCAACAGAAAACACGATGTTGTTGCCATACAAGTATATGACAGACGGGTGGCAGAGCTACCTTCAATTGGACTCCTGAAAATTAAAGATGCCGAAACAGGGCATGAACAATGGATAGATACCTCATCTTCATCTTTGCGTAAGACTCATCGTGATTGGTGGTTAAACATGCAGAGTGACTTAAATGAAATGTTCACCAAAAGTAATGTTGATTCAATCTCGGTCTGTACTGATCAAGACTTTGTGAAGGCATTATTGAATCTTTTCTCAAAACGAAAATAA
- a CDS encoding dicarboxylate/amino acid:cation symporter, giving the protein MKTSNIKRITVPLYLRILLGMVLGIAAGAIAASIGGESFIQFWVKPWGRIFIKMLQLIAVPLVFVSLVKGVTGLEDIGRFSKIGLKALLIYLVTTISAIAIGLFLVLIIRPGSYVDLAKANEMKQSYRSIVEEKKSVAQSTQELGPLSFLDDIIPDNLVNAASDNSKMLQVIFFAVFFGVAAISIPKEKTKPVLKVFDSLYDIILTMVDYIIRFAPYGVFALMAATVVDYSGSWSIFGALAMYAGTVVLGLLILIFLFYPLLVHLFTKIPTPYFIKSMYPVQLLAFTTSSSAATLPLNMETAEKELGISKEITSFVLPVGTTINMDGTSCYQAIAVVFIAQVMGIHLGWAQMLSIILLTTISSIGTPAIPGGSYVILTMVLSSVGIPAEGLALILGVDRPLDMLRTSVNVTGDATVAAIIDKKNTIKERISVKKAI; this is encoded by the coding sequence ATGAAAACATCAAATATAAAAAGAATAACCGTACCATTATATCTCCGTATTTTATTAGGTATGGTATTGGGCATTGCGGCAGGGGCAATTGCAGCATCCATAGGTGGGGAGAGTTTCATTCAGTTTTGGGTAAAACCGTGGGGGAGGATATTTATAAAAATGCTGCAACTAATAGCTGTGCCATTAGTCTTTGTCTCACTGGTAAAAGGAGTAACAGGCTTAGAGGATATTGGCCGTTTCTCAAAGATAGGATTAAAGGCACTACTTATTTATCTGGTAACTACTATCTCGGCCATTGCAATAGGTCTTTTTTTAGTATTGATTATTCGCCCGGGAAGCTATGTGGATTTAGCAAAAGCCAACGAAATGAAACAGAGTTACCGTAGTATTGTTGAAGAAAAAAAGTCGGTAGCGCAATCTACGCAAGAGCTCGGACCTTTATCTTTTCTGGACGATATCATTCCTGATAATCTGGTAAACGCAGCAAGCGACAACAGCAAAATGCTGCAAGTGATATTCTTTGCTGTTTTTTTTGGAGTAGCCGCCATCAGTATACCCAAAGAAAAGACAAAACCGGTTTTGAAAGTTTTCGATTCTCTATACGATATTATATTAACGATGGTAGATTATATTATAAGGTTTGCTCCTTACGGAGTATTTGCCTTAATGGCTGCTACGGTTGTAGATTATTCGGGGAGTTGGTCTATTTTTGGAGCGCTGGCAATGTATGCCGGCACCGTCGTGCTGGGGTTGCTCATTTTAATTTTTCTTTTTTATCCCTTATTGGTTCACCTTTTTACAAAGATACCAACGCCCTATTTTATAAAAAGTATGTATCCGGTACAATTATTGGCTTTCACTACCAGTTCGAGTGCTGCCACACTGCCGCTTAATATGGAAACGGCCGAAAAAGAGCTTGGTATTTCAAAAGAGATAACATCTTTCGTTTTACCCGTGGGAACAACTATTAATATGGATGGAACAAGCTGCTACCAAGCAATTGCTGTGGTTTTTATAGCACAGGTAATGGGCATTCATCTGGGCTGGGCGCAAATGCTTTCTATCATTCTTCTTACTACGATATCGTCTATAGGGACACCCGCCATACCTGGAGGAAGCTATGTGATACTAACCATGGTACTCTCGTCTGTAGGTATTCCGGCTGAAGGCTTAGCATTAATTCTTGGAGTAGACAGGCCTCTGGACATGTTGCGCACATCTGTTAATGTAACCGGTGATGCAACAGTAGCTGCCATTATAGATAAAAAGAATACAATAAAAGAACGAATATCCGTTAAGAAGGCTATTTAA
- a CDS encoding DUF2971 domain-containing protein: protein MNQLEKYVYEAIAVLPHYHKAEGKDDVDLGAATNQVPPYIRKHFKVDIDEEGIKLALMKSSLFSFTNGMEYILFAKPIYFKYRGLSNGFFFIDILLNKRLYTAKLNELNDPMEGRYLYNPEQYSDQNISDIKKRQNSLRICSLSKTLNNTLLWSHYADGHRGIALGIELKSKNEVCPLKYSSNCLSLDPYCTTTAINILAHKEKDWSYEKEVRVFSKRRKFIEIKIRIIVLGMKMKPEEKDTVKKLLAKIDKDIIVVEDFKGRFGGHAFYY, encoded by the coding sequence ATGAATCAACTAGAAAAGTATGTTTACGAAGCAATAGCCGTCTTGCCACATTATCATAAAGCAGAAGGTAAAGATGATGTGGACTTAGGTGCAGCTACAAACCAAGTTCCTCCTTATATAAGAAAGCATTTTAAAGTTGACATTGATGAAGAAGGCATTAAATTGGCATTAATGAAAAGTTCTTTATTTTCATTTACAAACGGAATGGAATATATATTATTTGCCAAGCCTATTTATTTCAAATATAGAGGTTTGTCAAATGGTTTTTTTTTCATTGATATATTGTTAAATAAAAGATTATACACTGCAAAGCTTAACGAATTAAATGATCCAATGGAGGGACGTTATTTATATAATCCAGAGCAATATTCTGATCAAAATATTTCAGATATAAAGAAGAGACAAAATAGTCTGCGAATCTGTTCATTATCAAAAACATTAAATAATACACTTTTATGGTCACATTATGCTGATGGGCATAGGGGGATTGCTCTTGGTATTGAGCTAAAGTCCAAGAACGAAGTTTGTCCATTAAAATATTCCTCAAATTGTTTAAGTCTTGATCCATATTGTACAACTACAGCTATTAATATTCTAGCGCATAAAGAAAAAGATTGGAGTTATGAAAAAGAAGTCAGAGTGTTTAGTAAAAGAAGAAAATTTATTGAAATAAAAATAAGAATTATCGTTTTGGGAATGAAAATGAAACCGGAAGAAAAAGATACTGTAAAAAAACTCCTTGCAAAGATTGATAAAGATATAATTGTTGTAGAAGATTTTAAGGGGCGATTTGGGGGCCATGCCTTTTATTACTAA
- a CDS encoding structural protein P5: protein MSRGLRNCNPGNIRINKTKWKGEVTPSQDKSFKQFSSMPFGYRSMLKLLQNYSKLYQCDTIRKMISRWAPNSENDTEEYIKTVCGLTGIHEDTVVDVSDKDSMCRIASAMSRVENAVPAIMSDIKAGWDLI, encoded by the coding sequence ATGAGTAGAGGTTTAAGAAACTGCAATCCGGGGAATATCCGGATTAACAAAACGAAATGGAAAGGCGAAGTAACTCCTAGCCAGGACAAGTCTTTTAAACAGTTCAGTTCTATGCCGTTCGGATATAGATCCATGCTGAAACTCCTGCAAAATTATTCTAAGTTGTATCAATGCGATACAATTAGAAAAATGATAAGCCGTTGGGCCCCAAACAGCGAAAATGATACTGAAGAGTATATAAAAACCGTATGTGGTCTCACGGGCATACATGAAGATACTGTAGTAGATGTGAGTGATAAGGATTCTATGTGCAGAATAGCTTCTGCTATGAGTAGAGTTGAAAATGCAGTGCCGGCTATTATGTCGGATATCAAAGCGGGTTGGGATTTAATTTAA
- a CDS encoding phage holin family protein, protein MKGLDSIILVLWVILAFYVSDLLLIVSDLWSGLRKAKQRGEIRSSYGLKKTVDKIARYFNMLFAITLIDCIQMSVVYILNNYYGYGIPMLPVLTALGSVFIGFIEVKSIYEKADDKIKIEYEQAAKLVAELAKSKTNPEELAKAIGDYMKKESEESE, encoded by the coding sequence ATGAAAGGGTTAGATTCTATTATTCTAGTATTATGGGTTATTCTAGCATTCTACGTGAGCGATCTGCTGCTCATTGTGTCAGATCTGTGGAGTGGGCTAAGGAAAGCAAAGCAACGAGGGGAAATACGGAGCTCGTACGGACTTAAGAAAACGGTTGATAAGATAGCTAGGTATTTCAATATGCTTTTTGCTATAACTCTTATAGACTGCATACAAATGTCTGTAGTTTACATTTTAAATAATTATTATGGCTATGGAATACCTATGTTACCTGTGCTTACCGCTCTAGGTTCAGTGTTTATTGGCTTCATAGAAGTTAAATCTATCTACGAAAAGGCGGATGATAAAATTAAGATTGAGTACGAGCAAGCGGCGAAGTTAGTTGCCGAGTTGGCGAAGTCTAAAACAAATCCAGAAGAGCTGGCAAAAGCCATCGGTGATTATATGAAAAAAGAAAGCGAGGAATCAGAATGA